A single region of the Psychrobacter alimentarius genome encodes:
- the rpsR gene encoding 30S ribosomal protein S18 yields the protein MARFYRRRKFCRFTAEGITHIDYKDVELLKQYISDNGKIVPSRITGTSTKYQRQLATAIKQARYLSLLPYTDNHQG from the coding sequence ATGGCACGTTTCTATCGCCGTCGCAAATTCTGCCGTTTCACTGCTGAAGGCATCACTCACATCGATTATAAAGATGTTGAATTGCTAAAACAGTACATCAGTGATAATGGTAAAATCGTACCAAGCCGCATTACCGGTACATCTACTAAATATCAGCGTCAGTTGGCTACTGCTATCAAGCAAGCTCGCTATCTTTCGCTACTTCCATACACTGATAACCATCAAGGTTAA
- the rpsF gene encoding 30S ribosomal protein S6 has protein sequence MRHYELVLLVHPDQSDQVVGMVERYIKLVQDNNGVIHRLEDWGRRQLAYPINKIHKAHYVLFNIETDGETLAELEELFRYNDAIIRSLVMRRDEAVTEESQLAKNADEKRARKATTRRPDNRENDHDDNDNSED, from the coding sequence ATGCGACATTACGAACTGGTGTTACTTGTACACCCAGACCAAAGCGACCAAGTGGTTGGCATGGTTGAGCGTTACATCAAGTTAGTTCAAGACAACAACGGTGTTATCCATCGTTTAGAAGATTGGGGCCGTCGTCAACTGGCTTATCCAATCAACAAGATTCACAAAGCTCATTACGTTCTTTTCAACATTGAAACTGACGGTGAAACTTTGGCTGAACTTGAAGAATTATTCCGTTATAACGACGCGATCATTCGTAGTCTAGTTATGCGCCGTGACGAAGCTGTCACTGAAGAGTCGCAGTTAGCCAAGAATGCCGATGAAAAACGCGCACGCAAAGCAACTACTCGTCGTCCAGACAATCGTGAAAACGATCATGACGACAACGACAACAGTGAAGACTAA
- a CDS encoding RDD family protein — protein sequence MQAIMQIFLARNNVQAGPYTLEQLNIMLASGEVLLDDLIWHEGLDQWQRVGNLTNNQTVYRINNVPTSDVNDSIVNNVTIFPENNANNAQGDKSVSLDRLYGKPERSKDSSKNAKMDMTANRHQTPHHNVSLNKSALNKSSKDKVVGDLVLAPIMSRILATAINGLLYILAIIPLVLALTKMDVDYSKFQNIQNMDVAYQYSMTLMESLPSSTLMMSQVMVFGLFALQLIFITLRGQSLGKLLTGIRVVDQTTHRLPSFTKLVGMRTLFLFIIYNLLFSFTSFLGFVIVAIHYYMAAKSPENIGWHDKLAKTLVVKADSSQLVKEPKIK from the coding sequence ATGCAGGCAATTATGCAGATTTTCCTTGCTCGAAATAACGTACAAGCTGGCCCATACACGTTGGAGCAGCTCAATATCATGTTGGCATCTGGTGAAGTATTACTGGATGACTTGATATGGCATGAAGGCTTAGATCAATGGCAACGTGTTGGTAACTTAACCAACAATCAAACTGTTTATAGAATCAATAATGTCCCTACTTCAGATGTTAACGATTCTATTGTCAATAACGTCACCATCTTTCCTGAAAACAATGCCAATAATGCTCAAGGTGATAAGTCCGTATCGTTAGACAGATTATATGGCAAGCCTGAACGTTCAAAAGACTCAAGCAAAAATGCAAAGATGGACATGACAGCCAACCGTCATCAAACACCGCATCATAATGTGTCTTTGAATAAGTCTGCCCTTAACAAATCTAGCAAAGACAAAGTCGTCGGTGACCTTGTGCTTGCGCCTATTATGTCGCGTATATTAGCGACGGCCATTAATGGTCTACTGTATATATTGGCCATTATTCCACTTGTCTTGGCTTTGACTAAGATGGATGTGGATTATAGTAAATTCCAAAATATTCAAAACATGGATGTTGCTTATCAATATTCAATGACGTTGATGGAAAGTCTTCCTAGCAGCACATTGATGATGTCACAAGTCATGGTTTTTGGATTATTTGCCTTACAATTGATCTTTATCACGCTACGTGGTCAGTCACTTGGTAAATTGCTGACGGGTATTCGTGTGGTGGATCAAACCACGCATCGTTTGCCATCATTTACCAAACTGGTAGGTATGCGCACGCTGTTTTTGTTTATTATCTATAATCTGTTGTTTTCATTCACCAGCTTCTTAGGTTTTGTCATTGTTGCTATCCACTATTATATGGCAGCGAAAAGCCCTGAAAACATTGGTTGGCACGACAAACTTGCCAAAACATTGGTGGTAAAAGCAGATAGTAGTCAATTGGTAAAAGAACCTAAGATCAAATAG
- the ppsA gene encoding phosphoenolpyruvate synthase, which produces MAAQSTALVINLDQLGKDDIEVVGGKNASLGEMISHLSDLGVSVPGGFATTSNAFNRFLTETGLLDKINGELKTLDVNDVNKLAATGKKIRTWIIEQELPKDLEQEVRLAFETMSGGEDIAVAVRSSATAEDLPDASFAGQQETFLNIRGIDNILIAIKEVFASLYNDRAISYRVHKGFEHEGVALSAAVQRMVRSETGAAGVMFTLDTESGFDQVVFITSSYGLGEMVVQGAVNPDEFYISKRLLENGKPAVIRRNLGSKHKKMIYGDEGSTAKSVKTVDVEKQDRMQFSLSTEELTSLAKQAMTIEKHYGQAMDIEWAKDGDTNEIFIVQARPETVKSRQDSNVMERYIIDTSNAKILCEGRSIGQRIGSGKVRIVTNLNEMDKVEEGDVLVSDMTDPDWEPVMKRASAIITNRGGRTCHAAIIARELGVPAIVGCGNATELLVDGQDVTASCAEGDTGFIYESQIDFEVQTNSVESMPELAFKVMMNVGNPDRAFSFTQMPNEGIGLARLEFIINRMIGVHPKALLNMNSLPREISQAIQERIAGYASPVDFYVDKLVEGISTLAVAFMDQPVIVRMSDFKSNEYANLLGGKLYEPSEENPMLGFRGASRYVSDNFRDCFELECKALKRVRDEMGLTNVEIMIPFVRTTGEAAQVIELLEKNGLKRGENGLRVIMMCELPTNALLAEEFLEYFDGFSIGSNDLTQLTLGLDRDSGIVSHLFDERDPAVKKLLTMAIDACRKQNKYVGICGQGPSDHPDLAFWLMEQGISSVSLNPDSVLDTWFFLAGEEAK; this is translated from the coding sequence ATGGCAGCTCAATCTACAGCACTTGTAATCAATCTTGATCAGCTAGGAAAAGACGACATTGAAGTGGTCGGTGGTAAGAATGCCTCACTTGGCGAGATGATTAGCCATCTTTCTGATTTGGGTGTCAGTGTTCCAGGCGGTTTTGCCACAACTTCAAATGCGTTTAATCGTTTTTTGACAGAAACAGGCTTGCTGGACAAAATCAATGGTGAGCTAAAAACATTAGACGTCAATGATGTCAACAAACTTGCTGCTACTGGTAAAAAAATCCGTACGTGGATTATTGAGCAAGAGCTGCCAAAAGATCTTGAGCAAGAAGTTCGCCTAGCATTTGAAACCATGAGTGGCGGCGAAGACATCGCGGTTGCGGTACGCTCTTCTGCCACTGCTGAAGATTTGCCAGATGCGTCATTTGCTGGTCAGCAAGAAACTTTCCTAAACATTCGCGGCATCGATAATATCCTTATTGCTATTAAAGAAGTATTCGCTTCTCTTTATAATGACCGTGCTATCTCTTACCGTGTACACAAAGGTTTTGAGCACGAGGGCGTTGCTTTATCTGCTGCCGTACAGCGTATGGTACGTTCAGAGACTGGCGCAGCTGGCGTTATGTTCACGCTAGATACAGAAAGTGGCTTTGATCAAGTGGTGTTTATCACATCAAGCTATGGTCTTGGCGAAATGGTTGTACAGGGTGCGGTAAACCCAGACGAATTCTACATCTCAAAACGCTTGCTAGAAAATGGTAAGCCTGCGGTTATTCGCCGTAACCTTGGTAGCAAGCACAAGAAAATGATCTACGGTGATGAAGGCAGTACGGCAAAATCAGTCAAAACCGTTGATGTTGAAAAACAAGATCGTATGCAGTTCTCATTGTCTACAGAAGAGCTAACCTCACTTGCCAAGCAAGCCATGACCATCGAAAAGCATTATGGTCAAGCGATGGATATCGAGTGGGCAAAAGACGGTGACACTAACGAGATCTTTATCGTTCAGGCGCGTCCTGAAACTGTTAAGAGTCGTCAAGACAGCAACGTTATGGAACGTTACATCATTGATACGAGTAATGCCAAAATATTGTGTGAAGGTCGTTCAATCGGTCAACGTATTGGTTCAGGTAAAGTCCGTATCGTGACCAACCTAAACGAGATGGACAAAGTAGAAGAAGGCGATGTATTGGTATCAGATATGACTGATCCTGATTGGGAGCCGGTCATGAAGCGTGCTTCTGCCATCATCACCAACCGTGGTGGTCGTACGTGTCACGCTGCTATTATTGCACGCGAGCTTGGTGTACCAGCCATCGTTGGTTGTGGTAATGCCACTGAATTATTAGTCGATGGTCAAGACGTGACTGCTTCTTGTGCCGAAGGTGACACAGGATTCATTTACGAGAGTCAGATTGATTTTGAAGTCCAGACCAACTCTGTCGAGTCTATGCCAGAGCTTGCATTCAAAGTAATGATGAACGTCGGTAACCCAGATCGCGCCTTCTCATTCACCCAAATGCCAAACGAAGGTATTGGTCTTGCGCGTCTTGAATTCATCATCAACCGTATGATTGGTGTGCATCCAAAAGCACTACTAAACATGAACAGCTTGCCACGTGAAATCTCACAAGCAATCCAAGAGCGTATTGCAGGTTATGCCTCACCTGTTGACTTCTATGTTGATAAATTGGTTGAAGGTATTTCAACCCTAGCCGTTGCTTTCATGGATCAACCAGTTATCGTTCGTATGTCAGATTTTAAATCAAACGAATATGCTAACCTGCTTGGTGGTAAGTTATACGAGCCATCAGAAGAGAACCCAATGCTTGGTTTCCGCGGTGCTAGTCGCTATGTGTCTGACAACTTCCGTGATTGCTTTGAGCTTGAGTGTAAAGCGCTAAAGCGTGTACGTGACGAGATGGGCTTGACCAACGTTGAGATTATGATTCCATTCGTTCGTACCACGGGCGAAGCGGCACAAGTCATTGAACTGCTTGAGAAAAACGGTCTAAAACGTGGTGAGAATGGTCTACGCGTCATCATGATGTGTGAACTACCGACCAACGCGCTACTGGCAGAAGAATTCCTAGAATACTTTGATGGTTTCTCAATCGGCTCTAACGATTTGACTCAGCTAACATTAGGTCTCGATCGTGACTCAGGTATCGTCTCACATCTATTTGATGAGCGTGACCCTGCTGTTAAGAAATTGTTAACTATGGCAATCGACGCCTGTCGTAAGCAAAACAAATACGTTGGTATCTGTGGTCAAGGCCCATCAGACCATCCAGATCTAGCATTCTGGCTCATGGAGCAAGGTATTAGCTCTGTGTCATTGAACCCAGACTCAGTACTTGATACTTGGTTCTTCTTAGCGGGTGAAGAAGCAAAATAA
- a CDS encoding posphoenolpyruvate synthetase regulatory kinase/phosphorylase PpsR, with amino-acid sequence MYSSNPAEQVKPTIQNRNALNLDSSQAVRTAFFISDGTAITAETLGRAILSQFASVPFETRVLPYVDSLERADDAVEQINMAYQRDGLLPLVFDTIVNPEIREKINAAESCNLDMYEGLIGRVAEETGVEPDGHSGHAHDDVDSETYKERIDAVHFALDNDDGARTRHYNAADIILIGVSRSGKTPTSLYLALQFGIRAANYPLTEDDLYDNQLPKALRDHKDKLFGLLIDTDRLVKIRQERRAGSRYSSYQQCQQEQRAIQGIYITHGIPSLDVSEMSVEEIATRILQMTGLKRRIG; translated from the coding sequence ATGTACTCAAGCAATCCTGCTGAACAAGTGAAACCCACTATTCAAAATCGAAATGCGCTAAATTTAGACAGCTCACAAGCCGTTAGAACGGCATTTTTTATCTCAGATGGTACAGCGATTACTGCTGAGACGCTGGGACGTGCTATTTTGAGTCAATTTGCCTCGGTACCTTTTGAGACGCGAGTATTGCCTTACGTAGATAGCTTAGAGCGCGCTGATGATGCGGTTGAACAAATCAATATGGCCTATCAACGAGATGGTTTGTTACCATTAGTGTTTGATACGATTGTAAATCCTGAGATACGTGAAAAAATCAACGCCGCCGAAAGCTGTAATCTGGACATGTATGAAGGGCTAATTGGACGCGTTGCTGAAGAAACAGGGGTAGAGCCAGATGGACATTCAGGTCATGCCCATGACGATGTGGACTCTGAGACTTATAAAGAACGCATTGATGCGGTTCACTTTGCCTTAGACAATGACGATGGCGCACGTACTCGTCATTATAATGCCGCTGACATTATTCTGATTGGGGTATCACGTTCAGGCAAAACACCAACGTCACTATACCTAGCTTTACAGTTTGGTATTCGCGCTGCTAACTATCCTTTGACTGAGGACGACCTGTATGACAATCAATTACCAAAAGCCTTACGTGATCACAAAGACAAGCTATTCGGCCTACTAATCGATACTGACCGTTTAGTAAAAATCCGCCAAGAACGCCGTGCGGGTAGTCGTTATTCTAGCTATCAACAATGCCAGCAAGAGCAGCGTGCGATACAAGGCATCTATATTACTCATGGTATCCCAAGCTTAGATGTGTCTGAGATGTCTGTGGAAGAGATTGCCACCCGTATTTTGCAGATGACTGGTCTTAAACGCCGCATTGGCTGA
- the sthA gene encoding Si-specific NAD(P)(+) transhydrogenase, with product MVSKKANDATNEVGEDTQTEVSNKESNLTPDSEHTKGKDKKQKIEQTHEQVTDDIMHHPHLVNPLDDTRIDIKSGFAKDLNRIKGDDHEYEYDVVILGAGPAGEAAAMKLTKSGKKVVVVDPRDQVGGNSTHVGTIPSKALRQSVFNLINFRRDPMFTKAMEYKQVPLNSVLANARQVIRRQVNTHTRFYERNRIEVIQGWASFVDTHTLRIEIDDNMFETITFNKAIVTVGSRPYRPDILDFNHPRVFDSDKILQMDYIVKKIIIYGAGVIGCEYASIFTGLGYKVDLINNQDQLLSYLDSEISDAIAHDFRQFGVLIRSNEEIDHLETHDDCVILHLKSGKKIKSDAILWSNGRSGNTEGLNLEAIGLKANSRGQLKVDDTYCTEVKNIYAAGDVIGWPSLASAAYDQGRCAAAFMVGDSDAEPVSSVPTGIYTIPEVSCIGKTEQELTDEKVPYEVGQAFFKHLARAQIIGERSGVLKILFHRETLEILGIHCYGNHASEIIHIGQAVMKCKSNNTLEYFVNTTFNYPTMAEAYRVAALNGLNRIF from the coding sequence ATGGTAAGTAAAAAAGCAAACGACGCGACCAATGAAGTTGGCGAAGATACTCAGACTGAAGTCTCAAACAAAGAAAGCAACCTTACTCCTGATTCTGAACATACAAAAGGTAAAGATAAAAAACAAAAGATTGAGCAAACCCACGAGCAAGTGACGGATGATATCATGCACCATCCGCATCTTGTGAACCCACTCGATGACACGCGTATTGATATCAAATCTGGTTTTGCCAAAGATTTGAATCGCATAAAAGGCGATGATCATGAGTATGAATACGATGTGGTCATTTTAGGAGCTGGGCCAGCTGGTGAAGCGGCTGCCATGAAGCTGACAAAATCAGGCAAAAAAGTGGTGGTTGTAGACCCGCGTGACCAAGTAGGTGGCAACTCTACTCATGTAGGCACCATTCCAAGTAAAGCCTTACGTCAATCGGTATTCAACTTAATTAACTTTCGCCGTGACCCTATGTTTACTAAGGCGATGGAGTACAAGCAGGTACCTTTAAATAGCGTACTGGCTAATGCTCGTCAAGTCATACGTCGTCAGGTAAATACGCACACACGGTTTTATGAGCGTAACCGCATTGAGGTGATTCAAGGTTGGGCAAGTTTTGTTGACACCCATACGTTGCGCATCGAAATTGATGACAATATGTTTGAGACCATTACCTTTAATAAAGCCATCGTGACTGTTGGTAGCCGTCCATATCGTCCAGACATTCTAGATTTTAATCATCCACGGGTTTTTGACTCTGATAAAATTTTACAAATGGATTATATCGTCAAAAAAATCATTATCTATGGCGCAGGTGTTATTGGCTGTGAGTACGCCTCTATCTTTACCGGTCTTGGCTATAAAGTTGATTTGATTAATAACCAAGATCAATTACTCAGCTATTTGGATAGCGAAATTAGTGATGCTATCGCACATGATTTTAGACAGTTCGGTGTGCTTATTCGTAGTAATGAAGAAATTGACCATTTAGAAACGCACGATGACTGTGTCATTTTACACTTAAAAAGTGGTAAAAAAATCAAATCTGATGCCATTCTATGGTCAAACGGACGTTCGGGTAATACAGAGGGTCTGAATTTGGAAGCTATTGGTCTCAAAGCCAACAGTCGCGGCCAATTAAAAGTTGACGATACCTATTGTACCGAAGTCAAAAACATCTATGCAGCTGGTGATGTCATCGGTTGGCCATCGCTGGCTTCTGCGGCTTATGACCAAGGCCGCTGTGCGGCAGCCTTTATGGTTGGTGATAGTGATGCTGAACCAGTATCTAGTGTCCCAACAGGGATTTATACGATTCCTGAAGTCTCATGTATTGGTAAAACAGAACAAGAGCTGACGGATGAAAAAGTGCCTTATGAAGTAGGACAGGCCTTCTTTAAGCACTTAGCACGCGCACAAATCATCGGGGAGCGTAGTGGGGTACTCAAGATATTGTTCCACCGTGAGACGTTAGAGATTCTTGGTATTCATTGCTATGGCAACCATGCTTCAGAAATTATCCATATCGGTCAAGCTGTTATGAAGTGTAAGAGCAATAACACGCTTGAGTACTTTGTAAATACTACCTTTAACTATCCAACGATGGCAGAAGCCTATCGCGTTGCAGCATTGAATGGTTTGAATCGAATCTTTTAA
- a CDS encoding ABC transporter permease, giving the protein MSLTSKNHSSTTADDSSEYSSQHFLGSFLQTLKDVFSDKGVLLLLMIAPIIYGFFYPWPYSTEVVNHVPVGIVDNDNSNLSRTIVRYASASPQLDTQRFLSEQEAKAAMWSDDIAGYMVIPSGLEQQVMSGKEASVSVLGNGGYFLLNKNVQTGFLKAVSTVSAGIEIKKNVAQGAYLATAAANTQAVPLKIIPLYNQTEGYGAYVVPAVSILILQQTLLMSTAMLVGTWYEQRRHRASVRGWLGRIAALSTFGFMTGCFYYGWAFELHHYARGQNMIGSLLFLLLFCPTVATLGCVLGLWFRQRERSMQLLIFSSLPMFFVSGYPWPAYQLPEFLQIIRWLIPTTPAINTSVQLNQMGASLSQVALGFYALAGLWVLYFMLLMLIRWYDCVQQRKALL; this is encoded by the coding sequence ATGTCATTAACATCGAAAAACCACTCATCTACCACGGCAGATGATTCCAGCGAATACTCCTCACAACATTTTTTAGGCAGTTTTTTACAGACGCTTAAAGACGTATTTTCTGATAAGGGGGTGCTTCTATTACTCATGATTGCGCCAATTATTTATGGATTCTTTTATCCTTGGCCTTATTCAACAGAGGTGGTTAATCATGTGCCTGTGGGTATCGTTGATAACGACAACAGCAACTTATCGCGAACCATCGTTCGTTATGCAAGCGCAAGCCCGCAACTAGATACACAGCGTTTTCTTAGTGAACAAGAAGCCAAAGCGGCTATGTGGTCAGATGACATTGCTGGCTATATGGTGATTCCCAGTGGACTTGAGCAGCAGGTAATGTCCGGAAAAGAAGCCAGTGTCAGTGTTCTGGGTAATGGTGGTTACTTTTTATTGAATAAAAACGTACAAACTGGATTTTTAAAAGCCGTTAGCACGGTGTCTGCTGGCATTGAAATCAAAAAAAATGTGGCTCAAGGCGCTTATCTCGCAACTGCAGCCGCTAATACCCAAGCGGTACCATTAAAAATTATCCCTTTATACAATCAAACTGAAGGTTATGGCGCTTACGTTGTGCCAGCAGTGTCTATTCTTATTTTGCAACAGACGCTTTTGATGTCAACCGCTATGCTGGTCGGTACATGGTATGAACAGCGACGTCATAGAGCCAGTGTAAGGGGCTGGCTTGGTCGTATTGCAGCTCTAAGTACGTTTGGTTTTATGACTGGCTGCTTTTATTATGGCTGGGCCTTTGAGCTACATCATTATGCGCGCGGACAGAATATGATCGGTAGCCTGCTATTTTTACTACTATTTTGTCCTACAGTGGCGACGCTTGGCTGTGTGCTTGGACTGTGGTTCCGTCAACGTGAGCGCAGTATGCAGCTTTTGATTTTTAGCTCACTACCGATGTTCTTTGTCAGCGGCTACCCTTGGCCTGCCTATCAACTTCCAGAGTTTTTACAAATCATTCGTTGGCTCATACCGACCACGCCTGCCATCAATACTTCTGTCCAGCTGAACCAAATGGGCGCCAGTCTCTCTCAAGTTGCACTGGGATTCTATGCATTGGCAGGACTGTGGGTACTTTATTTTATGTTGCTGATGCTGATACGTTGGTACGACTGCGTACAGCAGCGTAAAGCTCTGCTATAA
- a CDS encoding ABC transporter permease — translation MSLTKLSGAFIRSAAYERRFLTKNLWDLSMVVWLPLITVLMIWWIFSQTQITDLPIGVMDQDNGPVANTAVRYLEASPTLTVRQLYYSDTEAQAAILQRDVYAIVVIPENFSRNILSGKSAPLVLRVNAQYGTHSGIIQTSVQAVAGTLSAGVEIQRLVKKGMSPAQAAIAYSPIKIQRVSLFNAATNYQQFLASTVIPALLHILAMVIGATTIGRELRDKNLGHWYGFINKHQSGHKVDEPASILVILFGLLGKYFWPTVAYSVWAMLALWLATPQTSVAIGSIVTTYIGLILLMMLSFWLGAIFTLGAFSLRMGLSSTAFISAPSYAFAGVTFPYIAISDSAKHWSDALPLTHYLKLHIAQLQMQAPVAVSLPIVYGLTLATGIAMVLTALLTKRALAHPERWGAR, via the coding sequence ATGAGTTTAACTAAGCTGAGTGGGGCTTTTATACGCAGCGCTGCCTATGAACGGCGGTTTTTAACCAAAAACCTATGGGATCTTAGTATGGTGGTTTGGCTACCGCTAATAACCGTACTTATGATCTGGTGGATATTCTCACAGACTCAGATTACAGACTTGCCCATTGGCGTGATGGATCAAGACAATGGCCCTGTTGCCAATACTGCTGTACGTTATTTGGAAGCCAGTCCTACTTTGACCGTAAGACAGCTTTATTACTCAGATACTGAGGCACAGGCGGCAATCTTACAGCGCGATGTGTATGCCATCGTGGTTATTCCTGAGAACTTTTCTCGCAATATTTTGTCTGGTAAGTCAGCTCCGCTAGTATTGCGAGTCAATGCGCAGTATGGCACGCATTCAGGCATTATTCAGACCAGTGTTCAGGCGGTTGCTGGTACGTTATCAGCAGGGGTTGAGATACAGCGTTTGGTCAAAAAAGGCATGTCACCAGCACAAGCAGCCATTGCCTACTCGCCTATTAAAATACAGCGTGTCAGCTTGTTTAACGCCGCCACCAATTATCAACAGTTTTTGGCATCAACCGTTATCCCTGCTTTATTACATATTTTGGCGATGGTTATTGGTGCAACCACGATTGGTCGTGAGTTACGCGATAAAAACCTTGGTCATTGGTATGGTTTTATCAATAAGCATCAGTCAGGTCATAAAGTCGATGAACCAGCCAGCATTTTGGTCATATTATTTGGGTTGTTGGGCAAATATTTCTGGCCTACAGTGGCGTATAGTGTTTGGGCAATGCTGGCATTATGGCTCGCCACACCTCAAACATCGGTCGCCATTGGCTCAATTGTTACCACCTACATCGGTCTGATACTGCTGATGATGCTGTCTTTTTGGCTGGGCGCTATCTTTACCTTGGGTGCATTCTCATTGCGTATGGGATTGTCTTCTACTGCCTTTATCTCAGCACCTTCATACGCTTTTGCTGGGGTGACTTTTCCTTATATTGCCATTAGTGACAGTGCCAAACATTGGTCAGATGCATTGCCACTCACTCATTATTTAAAGTTGCACATTGCGCAATTACAGATGCAGGCGCCTGTAGCCGTGTCGCTACCGATTGTTTATGGCCTGACCCTTGCAACAGGAATTGCTATGGTTTTAACTGCGCTACTGACCAAACGTGCGCTTGCGCATCCTGAGCGTTGGGGAGCACGCTAA
- a CDS encoding HlyD family secretion protein codes for MTELPHESDNSRKPTDSTESVTFQNEQASMDSTEDVHEAKADQPTLAYNRSDAKPKRAALIKKGILALVFLIVVGVIAYGLYKSNQHSKPEIVTLQGQMQMQQTSIAAKVSGRIAQILVTEGDTVTVGQQLIEMDSPEINAKINQARAGKQMAQSQLDKAENGARPQEIAQAKAAWQANKAASDLAENTYQRVNRLYEEGLMARQKRDEAYAQYLATQDQTEASRLQYDLAMEGTRSEDKSAASAQVAQVDAQLDEALVAKEEANLKSPISGIVDNIIVNAGEVIGQGVPILTLVNTNNQWVVLNVTEAHLNQFAIGQQFNGTIPALSSTNKPYTKQFTVYATSTLSDFATWRPTNNDDGFDVRTFEVKARPSTPDARIRSGMSVVVRIDPTTVRQTQE; via the coding sequence ATGACTGAATTACCACACGAATCAGACAACTCACGCAAACCAACTGATTCGACCGAGTCAGTGACCTTTCAAAATGAGCAGGCTTCTATGGATTCGACAGAAGATGTGCATGAAGCTAAAGCCGATCAGCCCACACTCGCCTATAATCGTAGTGACGCCAAACCCAAAAGAGCTGCCTTGATAAAAAAAGGCATTCTCGCTTTAGTGTTTTTGATAGTAGTGGGCGTCATTGCTTACGGTTTGTATAAGAGCAATCAGCACAGCAAGCCTGAAATTGTCACCTTACAAGGTCAGATGCAAATGCAGCAAACCTCCATTGCAGCAAAAGTATCTGGACGTATTGCTCAAATATTAGTGACAGAGGGCGATACTGTGACGGTGGGTCAGCAGCTGATTGAAATGGACTCACCTGAGATTAATGCCAAAATCAACCAAGCACGCGCTGGCAAACAGATGGCACAAAGTCAGTTAGATAAAGCAGAAAACGGTGCGCGTCCACAAGAAATCGCTCAAGCAAAAGCAGCATGGCAGGCCAATAAAGCTGCTTCTGATTTGGCAGAAAATACGTATCAGCGTGTCAATCGCCTGTATGAAGAAGGGCTCATGGCGCGGCAAAAACGCGACGAAGCCTATGCACAATATTTGGCCACTCAAGACCAGACCGAAGCGTCGCGCTTACAATACGACTTGGCGATGGAAGGCACACGCAGTGAAGACAAGTCTGCTGCTAGCGCGCAAGTCGCCCAAGTCGATGCTCAACTAGACGAAGCTTTAGTCGCAAAAGAAGAGGCGAATCTGAAAAGCCCCATTTCTGGTATCGTCGATAATATTATTGTCAATGCAGGTGAAGTTATTGGGCAAGGCGTACCGATCTTAACGCTCGTTAATACCAACAATCAGTGGGTAGTACTCAACGTCACCGAAGCGCATTTGAATCAGTTTGCGATTGGTCAGCAATTTAACGGTACGATTCCAGCACTATCATCAACCAATAAGCCTTATACCAAGCAGTTTACGGTTTATGCCACTTCGACGTTATCTGACTTTGCCACTTGGCGCCCAACCAATAATGATGATGGCTTTGATGTGCGTACGTTTGAAGTGAAAGCACGTCCGAGCACGCCTGACGCCCGTATACGTTCAGGTATGAGCGTTGTTGTACGTATTGATCCTACTACTGTTCGTCAGACCCAAGAGTAA